A region of Subdoligranulum variabile DNA encodes the following proteins:
- the modB gene encoding molybdate ABC transporter permease subunit codes for MDWFPLLNSLRIAALSCVLVFFGGIAAAYYAARLPRLAKGVLDALLTLPMVLPPTVVGYLLLLLFGNRRPLGPLLARVDLHFVMTWYGGVLAASVVAFPLMYRTARGAFESFDETLDQAGQTLGLSGTFLFWRVRMPACRQGILAGVVLAFARALGEYGATSMLIGYTPGRTATISTTVYQLWRTGDDAGALFWVGVNLVISAAVLLTVNLLERPAKGGPR; via the coding sequence ATGGACTGGTTTCCCCTGCTGAATTCCCTGCGCATCGCGGCGCTGAGCTGCGTGCTGGTCTTTTTTGGGGGCATCGCCGCGGCCTATTACGCCGCCCGGCTGCCCCGGCTGGCCAAGGGCGTGCTGGACGCCCTGCTCACCCTGCCCATGGTGCTGCCCCCCACGGTGGTGGGGTATCTGCTCCTGCTGCTCTTCGGCAACCGTCGCCCCCTGGGCCCGCTGCTGGCCCGGGTGGACCTGCACTTCGTCATGACCTGGTACGGCGGCGTGCTGGCTGCCTCGGTGGTGGCCTTTCCCCTGATGTACCGCACCGCCCGGGGCGCCTTTGAGAGCTTTGACGAAACGCTGGACCAGGCCGGGCAGACCCTGGGGCTTTCCGGCACCTTCCTCTTCTGGCGGGTGCGGATGCCCGCCTGCCGTCAGGGCATCCTGGCCGGGGTGGTGCTGGCCTTCGCCCGGGCCCTGGGGGAATACGGCGCCACCAGCATGCTCATCGGCTACACGCCGGGGCGCACCGCCACCATCTCCACCACCGTCTACCAGCTGTGGCGCACCGGGGACGACGCCGGGGCGCTCTTCTGGGTGGGGGTGAATCTGGTCATCTCGGCGGCGGTGCTGCTCACCGTCAATCTGCTGGAACGCCCGGCGAAAGGAGGCCCCCGTTGA
- a CDS encoding sulfate/molybdate ABC transporter ATP-binding protein — MSLLVDMEKDLGGFRLRVQLDTDAPLTGLLGASGSGKSLTLRCIAGIERPDKGRILLDGRVLFDSEQGIDLPPRQRRVGMLFQHYALFPTMTVAENIRCGARSRGSRAEQDRIVREMMALLQLEGLEARRPAQLSGGQAQRVALARMLAADPQLLLLDEPFSALDAHLRDRLQPQLGELLHRVGRQAVLVTHSRDEAYRLCSALCILDSGRSLRTGPTRAVFADPGSVAAARLTGCKNVAAARRVDAATVEVPAWGITLHTAGPVPERLCAVGLRAHDFTPDGAENRWPVVFAGAMEEPFQWCLLFRYAGQDPGSEPLWWRMPKDRKPAVPPEALAIDPAKILLLCEP, encoded by the coding sequence TTGAGCCTGCTGGTGGACATGGAAAAAGACCTGGGCGGCTTCCGGCTGCGGGTGCAGCTGGACACCGACGCCCCCCTCACCGGATTGCTAGGGGCTTCCGGCTCCGGCAAGAGCCTGACCCTGCGGTGCATCGCGGGCATCGAACGCCCCGACAAGGGCCGCATCCTGCTGGACGGCCGGGTGCTCTTTGACTCAGAACAGGGCATCGACCTGCCGCCCCGGCAGCGCCGGGTGGGAATGCTTTTCCAGCATTACGCCCTCTTCCCCACTATGACGGTGGCGGAAAACATCCGCTGCGGCGCCCGCAGCCGGGGCAGCCGCGCCGAACAGGACCGTATTGTCCGGGAAATGATGGCTCTCCTGCAGCTGGAGGGACTGGAAGCCCGGCGCCCGGCCCAGCTGTCCGGCGGGCAGGCCCAGCGGGTGGCCCTGGCCCGGATGCTGGCCGCCGACCCCCAGCTGCTCTTGCTGGATGAACCTTTCTCCGCCCTGGACGCCCATCTGCGGGACCGGCTGCAGCCCCAGCTGGGGGAACTGCTGCACCGGGTGGGACGGCAGGCGGTGCTGGTGACCCACAGCCGGGACGAAGCCTACCGGCTGTGCTCGGCCCTCTGCATTCTGGACAGCGGGCGCAGCCTGCGCACCGGCCCCACCCGGGCAGTCTTTGCCGACCCGGGCAGCGTGGCGGCGGCGCGGCTCACCGGCTGCAAGAATGTGGCCGCCGCCCGCCGGGTGGATGCCGCCACGGTGGAAGTGCCTGCCTGGGGCATCACGCTGCACACCGCCGGGCCGGTGCCGGAACGCCTGTGCGCCGTGGGGCTGCGGGCCCACGATTTCACCCCCGACGGGGCGGAAAACCGGTGGCCGGTGGTCTTTGCCGGGGCGATGGAGGAGCCTTTCCAGTGGTGCCTGCTCTTCCGCTATGCAGGGCAGGACCCCGGCAGCGAGCCGCTGTGGTGGCGGATGCCCAAGGACCGCAAACCGGCGGTGCCGCCCGAAGCGCTGGCCATCGACCCCGCCAAAATTTTGCTTTTGTGCGAACCGTAA
- a CDS encoding XdhC family protein has protein sequence MTVEFWDPILAALAQGQSVWLITVAAACGSTPQRPGAMMAVGPAGRLAGTIGGGALEYHCVRQVTGGQAVPGVRHLSLDERDPHGVGMVCGGSTDLLFTPLTDPAPLQAVRAGLLRRQEALFCLPLDGGAPCVVPPEHGGQPHRLELPLLDPRRVFVIGGGHVAREVARLLEQLDYRYLVADDRPEFADAAYFPAAEQVVCTGFEELGSAFAGAQAPTARDAVCIMTRGHAGDAAAVRWALDTEAGYIGLMGSRRKREKLFADLAAAGYPHGPERITTPIGLAIGAVTPAEIAVSVCAQLIQWFRQEG, from the coding sequence ATGACCGTGGAATTCTGGGACCCCATTCTGGCGGCGCTGGCCCAGGGCCAGTCTGTCTGGCTCATCACGGTGGCGGCGGCCTGCGGCTCCACCCCCCAGCGCCCCGGCGCCATGATGGCGGTGGGGCCCGCCGGACGGCTGGCCGGGACCATCGGCGGCGGCGCCCTGGAATACCACTGCGTCCGCCAGGTCACCGGAGGGCAGGCAGTGCCGGGGGTACGGCATCTCTCGCTGGACGAAAGGGATCCCCACGGCGTGGGGATGGTCTGCGGCGGCAGTACCGATCTGCTGTTCACCCCGCTCACCGACCCGGCTCCCCTGCAGGCGGTCCGGGCGGGACTGCTCCGGCGGCAGGAGGCCCTGTTCTGCCTGCCCCTGGACGGCGGGGCCCCCTGTGTGGTGCCGCCGGAACACGGCGGTCAGCCCCACCGGCTGGAGCTGCCGCTGCTGGACCCCCGCCGGGTCTTTGTGATCGGCGGCGGCCATGTAGCCCGGGAAGTGGCCCGGCTGCTGGAACAGCTGGATTATCGGTATCTGGTGGCGGATGACCGGCCGGAATTTGCCGACGCGGCGTATTTCCCCGCCGCCGAGCAGGTGGTGTGCACCGGCTTTGAGGAACTGGGCAGTGCCTTTGCAGGGGCGCAGGCGCCCACAGCCCGGGATGCCGTCTGCATCATGACCCGGGGCCACGCCGGGGACGCCGCCGCCGTGCGATGGGCCCTGGACACCGAAGCCGGGTACATCGGCCTCATGGGCAGCCGCCGCAAGCGGGAGAAGCTCTTTGCCGATCTGGCCGCCGCGGGCTACCCCCATGGACCGGAACGGATCACCACCCCCATCGGCCTTGCCATCGGGGCGGTGACCCCCGCCGAGATCGCCGTGTCGGTCTGCGCCCAGCTCATCCAGTGGTTCCGGCAGGAAGGATAA
- a CDS encoding helix-turn-helix domain-containing protein has translation MDWASIGRNIRQYRLERDLRQEDLAEAVGVSTNYMGMVERGEKTPSLETLVAILNALEISADMVLTDVVDSGYTVKQSLLAEKVGRLPAAERERIYAVVEVLVAHAGH, from the coding sequence ATGGACTGGGCATCCATCGGGCGCAACATCCGGCAGTACCGGCTGGAGCGGGACCTGCGGCAGGAGGACCTGGCCGAAGCCGTGGGGGTCAGCACCAACTATATGGGCATGGTGGAGCGCGGGGAAAAGACCCCCTCGCTGGAAACGCTGGTGGCCATCCTCAACGCGCTGGAGATCTCGGCGGACATGGTGCTCACCGACGTGGTGGACAGCGGCTATACCGTCAAGCAGTCGCTGCTGGCGGAAAAGGTGGGCCGTCTGCCCGCGGCGGAGCGGGAACGCATCTACGCCGTGGTGGAGGTGCTGGTGGCCCACGCCGGGCACTGA
- a CDS encoding MBL fold metallo-hydrolase — translation MLQIRKYQEDLYILEDDRVRQFLLLGPDKAILLDTGFPDSETLPAVRTLTDKPVQVLLTHGDFDHTGRLDDFAEAWLHEKDWPLVHTTARLHPLREGDVFACGAFRLEVVEIPGHTLGSVAFRDRARGLLFSGDSVQKDGPIYLFGPHRNVPLYVESERKLAAMAGDFATVFPCHHDCPITPDYMEKNLRDAEALLAGTLSHTPTPGMPCDTYRGQWTAFYCTEADRLRPAPQ, via the coding sequence ATGCTGCAGATCCGCAAATACCAGGAAGATCTCTATATCCTGGAGGACGACCGGGTCCGGCAGTTTTTGCTGCTGGGCCCCGACAAGGCCATCTTGCTGGACACCGGCTTTCCCGACAGCGAGACCCTGCCGGCGGTGCGTACCCTGACCGACAAGCCGGTGCAGGTCCTGCTGACCCACGGCGACTTTGACCACACGGGACGGCTGGACGATTTTGCCGAGGCCTGGCTCCACGAAAAGGACTGGCCGCTGGTGCACACCACCGCCCGGCTGCATCCCCTCCGGGAGGGGGATGTCTTCGCCTGCGGGGCGTTCCGGCTGGAGGTGGTGGAGATCCCCGGCCACACCCTGGGCAGCGTGGCTTTCCGGGACCGGGCAAGAGGACTGCTCTTCTCAGGGGATTCGGTACAGAAGGACGGACCCATCTATCTCTTCGGCCCCCACCGCAATGTTCCCCTCTATGTGGAGAGTGAGCGCAAACTGGCCGCCATGGCCGGGGACTTTGCCACGGTGTTCCCCTGCCACCACGACTGCCCCATCACCCCCGATTACATGGAAAAGAACCTGCGGGACGCCGAGGCGCTGCTGGCGGGCACGCTGTCCCATACCCCCACCCCCGGCATGCCCTGCGACACCTACCGGGGCCAGTGGACGGCCTTCTACTGCACCGAGGCCGACCGGCTGCGCCCCGCGCCGCAATAA
- the trxB gene encoding thioredoxin-disulfide reductase, with translation MTQGHLYDLIVVGGGPAGYTAALYGVRAGLDTLVLEKLSAGGQMALTETIDNYPGYPEGVEGFTLAQTMQAQAERFGAKTVYTEVESVDLAADPKTLTTSEGVFTARTVILATGANPRTLGLPEEAELIGRGVAYCAACDGMFYKGKTVVVVGGGNTAAADALLLSRIAGKVHLVHRRDTLRATKIYHEPLEKAPNVTFHWNSTVEAILHGEKVTGVRLRDTVTGAVTELPCDAVFVSIGRQPATELVQGQLALDPGGYVLADETTRTSLPGVFAAGDLRTKPLRQVVTAVADGAVAVQMAEEYLAGQ, from the coding sequence ATGACCCAAGGGCATCTGTATGATCTGATCGTAGTGGGCGGCGGCCCGGCGGGCTACACCGCGGCGCTGTACGGCGTGCGGGCCGGGCTGGACACCCTGGTACTGGAAAAACTCTCGGCGGGAGGCCAGATGGCCCTCACCGAGACCATCGATAACTATCCCGGCTACCCCGAGGGGGTGGAGGGCTTCACCCTGGCCCAGACCATGCAGGCCCAGGCGGAGCGGTTCGGCGCCAAAACGGTCTACACCGAGGTGGAATCGGTGGACCTGGCGGCCGACCCCAAGACCCTCACCACCAGCGAGGGAGTCTTCACCGCCCGCACGGTGATCCTGGCCACGGGAGCCAACCCGCGGACGCTGGGCCTGCCCGAGGAGGCGGAGCTCATCGGCCGGGGCGTGGCCTACTGCGCGGCCTGCGACGGCATGTTCTACAAGGGCAAGACGGTGGTCGTGGTGGGCGGCGGCAACACGGCGGCGGCCGACGCCCTGCTGCTCAGCCGCATTGCCGGGAAGGTGCATCTCGTTCACCGGCGGGACACCCTGCGGGCCACAAAAATCTACCATGAGCCGCTGGAAAAGGCCCCCAACGTGACATTCCACTGGAACAGCACGGTGGAAGCCATCCTCCACGGGGAAAAGGTCACCGGCGTGCGGCTACGGGATACCGTCACCGGCGCCGTCACCGAGCTGCCCTGCGACGCGGTCTTTGTGAGCATCGGCCGGCAGCCTGCCACCGAGCTGGTCCAGGGCCAGCTGGCCCTGGACCCGGGCGGGTACGTCCTGGCCGACGAGACCACCCGCACCAGCCTGCCCGGCGTCTTTGCCGCGGGGGACCTGCGCACCAAACCCCTGCGCCAGGTGGTCACGGCGGTGGCGGACGGCGCGGTGGCCGTCCAGATGGCCGAGGAGTATCTGGCAGGACAGTAA
- a CDS encoding carbohydrate kinase family protein: MKDVVALGELLIDFAPVSTDEAGYPTLKAQPGGAPGNFLAALQKYGCTTGLIGKVGDDTFGHLLKGTLDKIGIDTTGLIIDPAVFTTLAFVTLDATGNRSFSFARKPGADTCLRSEEVNTALLEDCKVFHFGTLSLTSEPARSATRDAVAYAKKQGKLISFDPNLRKPLWPSDEAAKEQMEWGLHQADIVKISDEEIEFLWGLSPEAGAQKLLTEYGVKLVYATLGPKGCHVANPNGSCEVPSPTGLHVIDTTGAGDIFGGSAMSQFLHLGKAPEALTVEELRTITRFACCAASLSTQTHGGITSVVPEAEVRAIL, from the coding sequence ATGAAAGACGTAGTCGCCCTGGGCGAACTGCTCATTGATTTTGCCCCTGTTTCCACCGACGAGGCGGGCTATCCCACCCTGAAAGCCCAGCCCGGCGGCGCCCCCGGCAACTTCCTGGCGGCGCTGCAGAAGTACGGCTGCACCACCGGCCTCATCGGCAAGGTGGGGGATGATACCTTCGGCCATCTGCTCAAAGGCACGCTGGACAAAATCGGCATCGATACCACCGGTTTGATCATCGACCCGGCGGTCTTCACCACCCTTGCCTTTGTGACGTTGGACGCCACCGGCAACCGGTCCTTCAGCTTTGCCCGCAAGCCCGGCGCCGACACCTGCCTGCGCAGCGAGGAGGTCAACACCGCCCTGCTGGAGGACTGCAAGGTCTTCCATTTCGGGACCCTGAGCCTCACCAGCGAACCCGCCCGCTCGGCCACCCGGGACGCGGTGGCCTACGCCAAAAAGCAGGGCAAGCTCATCAGCTTTGACCCTAACCTGCGCAAGCCCCTGTGGCCCAGCGACGAGGCTGCCAAGGAGCAGATGGAGTGGGGCCTGCACCAGGCGGATATTGTGAAGATCAGCGACGAGGAGATCGAATTCCTGTGGGGCCTCTCTCCCGAGGCGGGCGCTCAGAAACTTCTCACCGAATACGGCGTGAAACTGGTCTACGCCACCCTGGGTCCCAAGGGCTGCCATGTGGCGAACCCCAACGGCAGCTGCGAGGTGCCGTCTCCCACGGGACTGCATGTCATCGACACGACGGGCGCCGGGGACATCTTCGGCGGCAGTGCCATGAGCCAGTTCCTGCACCTGGGCAAGGCCCCCGAGGCCCTGACGGTGGAGGAACTGCGCACCATCACCCGCTTTGCCTGCTGCGCGGCCAGCCTTTCCACCCAGACCCACGGCGGCATCACCAGCGTGGTGCCCGAGGCAGAGGTCCGGGCCATCCTGTGA
- a CDS encoding glycoside hydrolase family 32 protein — translation MEQVNTLSRARAYEAQHRTPAERRPLFHAVPPVGWCNDPNGWSCFGGQYHLFYQYHPYSNTWGPMHWGHTVTTDFLHWQDRPCALAPDAPFDRNGCFSGGAIEWQGRQLLLYTGVMPEGSAEIQQQCLAVGDGVDYQKAAAPVISCDEQPAGASRKDFRDPFLFRQDGMLYMLLGGRGFNGHGRLLLYRNPRPEDPAAKWEFVQVLAENDGSLGSMWECPGLFTLEGRTVLVVSPQFVHQAADDRYHCGNDTAALIGDWNGPGTPFVRRADRPLDSGLDFYAPQTLETPDGRRVLIGWMQNWDHCYPPEGAPWYGQMSLPRELFWKGETLCQRPVAELDAVRRLRTEHRSVEVDGQPLALEGVHGRVLDCELTVDVHEAPRFGVRFACGQDRWAEIRFDLDDGLLRLDRRHAGGFRDALELRETPLLFPVGDTLRLRMVLDRYSAEFFLQDGQQVASMTLYNAAPEADGILFFARGRARMDLQLYDLAL, via the coding sequence ATGGAACAAGTCAACACCCTGTCCCGCGCCCGTGCCTACGAGGCGCAGCACCGCACCCCCGCTGAACGGCGCCCTCTTTTCCACGCCGTGCCGCCGGTGGGCTGGTGCAACGACCCCAACGGCTGGTCCTGCTTCGGCGGACAGTACCATCTGTTCTACCAGTACCACCCCTACAGCAACACCTGGGGCCCCATGCACTGGGGCCACACCGTCACCACCGACTTCCTGCACTGGCAGGACCGCCCCTGCGCCCTGGCCCCCGACGCCCCCTTTGACCGCAACGGCTGCTTCTCCGGCGGTGCCATCGAATGGCAGGGCCGCCAGCTGCTGCTCTACACCGGCGTCATGCCGGAAGGATCGGCCGAGATCCAGCAGCAGTGCCTGGCCGTGGGGGACGGGGTGGATTATCAGAAGGCCGCCGCCCCGGTGATCTCCTGTGACGAACAGCCCGCCGGTGCCTCCCGGAAGGATTTCCGGGACCCCTTCCTGTTCCGGCAGGACGGCATGCTCTATATGCTGCTGGGCGGCCGGGGGTTCAACGGCCACGGACGGCTGCTGCTCTACCGCAACCCCCGCCCCGAAGACCCCGCCGCCAAGTGGGAGTTTGTCCAGGTACTGGCGGAAAATGACGGCAGTCTGGGCAGCATGTGGGAATGCCCCGGCCTCTTCACGCTGGAGGGCCGCACGGTGCTGGTGGTATCGCCCCAGTTCGTCCACCAGGCGGCGGACGACCGCTACCACTGCGGCAACGATACAGCGGCGCTGATCGGGGACTGGAACGGCCCCGGCACCCCCTTTGTGCGCCGGGCCGACCGGCCCCTGGACAGCGGCCTGGATTTCTACGCCCCCCAGACGCTGGAGACCCCCGACGGACGGCGGGTGCTCATCGGCTGGATGCAGAACTGGGATCACTGCTACCCGCCGGAGGGCGCCCCCTGGTACGGCCAGATGAGCCTGCCCCGGGAGCTGTTCTGGAAAGGGGAGACCCTCTGCCAGCGCCCCGTGGCGGAGCTGGACGCTGTGCGGCGGCTGCGCACCGAACACCGCAGCGTGGAGGTGGACGGCCAGCCCCTGGCGCTGGAGGGGGTGCACGGCCGGGTGCTGGACTGCGAACTCACGGTGGACGTGCACGAGGCACCGCGGTTCGGCGTGCGGTTTGCCTGCGGGCAGGACCGCTGGGCGGAGATCCGCTTCGACCTGGACGACGGCCTGCTGCGGCTGGACCGCCGCCACGCCGGCGGATTCCGGGACGCCCTGGAACTGCGGGAGACCCCGCTGCTCTTCCCTGTGGGGGATACCCTGCGTCTGCGGATGGTGCTGGACCGCTACTCGGCGGAATTCTTCCTCCAGGACGGGCAGCAGGTGGCCAGCATGACGCTGTACAATGCGGCACCGGAAGCGGACGGCATCCTCTTCTTTGCCCGGGGCCGGGCCCGGATGGACCTGCAGCTCTACGATCTGGCGCTGTGA
- a CDS encoding type 2 periplasmic-binding domain-containing protein encodes MKSISKRALALAGAAAMALGTLAGCGSGSNNAAASVDAASASFPLSETVTFTALTHEPSFAGQEINDRLIAQRLEQATNVHIDWTVYVDDQFGEKKQLALAKKDLPDMVFDAQMSQYDLLRYAKDGTIIAVDDLIDQYMPNLKKVLDENPEYRTLITAPDGHIYSFPWIEELGSGKESIQSIGGIPWINKAWLDELGLDMPTTPDELTEVLRAFKQAHPDSLPLSFVMNGGNEDVGVLLSAFGYGDNADHYVVTNDKQVVYTLADEGIIPGLEWLHNLYAEGLIDPEVFTQDYNTYVSKAASDRYGLFMAWDNTSAGTPDNYVALPPLKNADGEQAVTRQNAMGFEIGRCVITGTNPNPALTAKWIDQLYDPIQSVQDNWGTYGDTTQDNIFEMKDDGTLQHLAVPAGVVPYELRMKTNLGGPLAVLDSYYGTYTTMPDDAKLRLDVIQSEFAPAMESEYDYPPIFFDIDTTDRITQIETDLKPYAESQKATWIMNGGAEAEWDAYIAKLNEMNLQELLQLKQTGLDNYFASMNG; translated from the coding sequence ATGAAATCCATTTCCAAACGGGCACTGGCGCTGGCCGGTGCCGCCGCCATGGCGCTGGGTACGCTGGCCGGCTGCGGTTCGGGCAGCAACAACGCCGCGGCGTCGGTGGATGCCGCTTCGGCGTCCTTCCCCCTGAGCGAGACCGTCACCTTCACGGCCCTGACCCATGAGCCCTCCTTTGCCGGGCAGGAGATCAACGACCGTCTGATCGCCCAGCGTCTGGAACAGGCCACCAACGTCCACATCGACTGGACGGTCTACGTGGACGACCAGTTCGGCGAGAAAAAGCAGCTGGCCCTGGCCAAGAAGGACCTGCCCGACATGGTCTTCGACGCCCAGATGAGCCAGTACGACCTGCTGCGCTACGCCAAGGACGGCACCATCATCGCGGTGGATGACCTCATCGACCAGTACATGCCCAACCTGAAAAAGGTCCTGGACGAAAATCCCGAATACCGCACCCTGATCACCGCCCCCGACGGCCACATCTACTCCTTCCCCTGGATCGAGGAACTGGGCAGCGGCAAGGAGTCCATCCAGTCCATCGGCGGCATTCCCTGGATCAACAAAGCCTGGCTGGATGAGCTGGGCCTGGATATGCCCACCACCCCCGACGAACTCACCGAGGTGCTCCGCGCCTTCAAGCAGGCCCATCCCGACAGCCTGCCCCTCTCCTTCGTCATGAACGGCGGCAATGAGGACGTGGGCGTGCTGCTCAGCGCCTTCGGCTACGGCGACAACGCCGACCACTACGTGGTCACCAACGACAAGCAGGTGGTCTACACCCTGGCCGACGAGGGCATCATCCCCGGTCTGGAATGGCTGCACAACCTCTATGCCGAGGGCCTCATTGACCCCGAAGTCTTCACCCAGGACTACAACACCTACGTTTCCAAGGCGGCCAGCGACCGCTACGGCCTCTTCATGGCATGGGACAACACCAGCGCCGGCACCCCCGACAACTACGTGGCCCTGCCCCCGCTGAAGAACGCCGACGGCGAACAGGCCGTCACCCGGCAGAACGCCATGGGCTTTGAGATCGGCCGCTGTGTCATCACCGGCACCAACCCCAACCCGGCGCTCACCGCCAAGTGGATCGACCAGCTCTACGATCCCATCCAGTCGGTGCAGGACAACTGGGGCACCTACGGCGACACCACCCAGGACAACATCTTTGAGATGAAGGACGACGGCACCCTGCAGCATCTGGCGGTCCCCGCCGGCGTAGTGCCCTACGAACTGCGGATGAAGACCAACCTGGGCGGCCCTCTGGCGGTGCTGGACAGCTACTACGGCACCTACACCACCATGCCGGACGACGCCAAGCTGCGTCTGGACGTGATCCAGAGCGAGTTTGCCCCCGCCATGGAGAGCGAATACGACTACCCGCCCATCTTCTTTGACATCGACACCACCGACCGCATCACCCAGATCGAGACCGACCTGAAGCCCTATGCCGAGAGCCAGAAGGCCACCTGGATCATGAACGGCGGCGCCGAAGCCGAGTGGGATGCCTACATTGCCAAACTCAACGAGATGAATCTGCAGGAACTGCTGCAGCTCAAGCAGACCGGGCTGGACAACTACTTTGCCAGCATGAACGGTTAA
- a CDS encoding carbohydrate ABC transporter permease encodes MESRQFYTRKDKMVLWCGYILLALFSLAVLIPLIYVVLASFIDPVVLTNQGISFLPEDWTLEGYRRVFQDEMIGRGFLNSFLYSTVFAVFSTIICLLAAYPLSLPQFVGRSAINTFFLITMFFGGGLMPTYLLVSNLNLINSPLALILPGAVNVWNIILARTYYKSIPLELHEAAALDGASELQYFFRILIPVCKPIIAVLVLYQFVGMWNSYFDAMIYLEDQSLQPLQLVIRSILVQNTPRPGMVADAQNAAMMAKIAEQLKYSTIVVSSVPLLVMYPFFQKYFEKGVMLGSVKG; translated from the coding sequence ATGGAATCCAGACAGTTTTACACCCGCAAGGACAAGATGGTCCTGTGGTGCGGTTACATTTTGCTGGCCCTCTTCTCACTGGCGGTGCTCATCCCGCTGATCTATGTGGTGCTGGCCTCCTTCATCGACCCGGTGGTGCTCACCAACCAGGGCATCAGCTTCCTGCCGGAGGACTGGACCCTTGAAGGCTATCGCCGCGTCTTCCAGGACGAGATGATCGGCCGGGGCTTCCTCAATTCCTTCCTCTATTCCACGGTGTTTGCGGTGTTCTCCACCATCATCTGCCTGCTGGCGGCCTACCCGCTGAGCCTGCCCCAGTTCGTGGGACGCAGTGCCATCAACACTTTCTTCCTCATCACGATGTTCTTCGGCGGCGGCCTGATGCCCACCTATTTGCTGGTGTCCAACCTGAACCTCATCAACAGCCCCCTGGCTTTGATCCTGCCCGGCGCCGTGAACGTGTGGAACATCATCCTGGCCCGCACCTACTATAAGTCCATCCCCCTGGAACTCCACGAGGCCGCGGCCCTGGACGGCGCTTCGGAACTGCAGTATTTCTTCCGCATCCTGATCCCCGTCTGCAAGCCCATCATCGCGGTGCTGGTGCTCTACCAGTTCGTGGGCATGTGGAACAGCTACTTTGACGCCATGATCTACCTGGAAGACCAGTCCCTGCAGCCTTTGCAGCTGGTCATCCGGTCCATCCTGGTGCAGAACACCCCGCGCCCCGGCATGGTGGCCGATGCCCAGAACGCCGCCATGATGGCCAAGATCGCCGAGCAGCTGAAGTACTCCACCATCGTGGTCTCCAGCGTGCCGCTGCTGGTCATGTACCCCTTCTTCCAGAAATACTTCGAGAAGGGCGTCATGCTGGGATCGGTTAAAGGCTAA
- a CDS encoding ABC transporter permease encodes MSLPKLPDAETRHKKLVYIKNNWQLYVFFALPAVLLTLIFKYVPMGGLAIAFEDYNNRLGIFGSDWIWFENFQRFLSSTEFPRLMANTLKLSVYGLLWGFFPPIILAILLSRVRRVGIRKKIQLLIYAPNFISVIVLAGMIIAFLSPVGPINAALGTQSNLMTDPAAFRPIYIISGIWQGAGWASIIYTAALSGVSGDLVDACNIDGASLLQQIWNVDIPTLKPIMVIQFILSAGQIMNIGFEKALALQTDLNRAASEIIPTYVYRLGLEIGDYGYSTAVGLFNAVINVVLLLAVNAIVSKLNDGEGL; translated from the coding sequence ATGAGCCTACCAAAACTTCCTGATGCCGAGACCCGCCATAAAAAGCTGGTCTACATCAAAAACAACTGGCAGCTCTACGTGTTCTTCGCGCTGCCGGCGGTGCTGCTGACGCTGATCTTCAAATACGTGCCCATGGGCGGCCTGGCCATCGCGTTTGAGGATTACAACAACCGTCTGGGCATCTTCGGCAGCGACTGGATCTGGTTCGAGAACTTCCAGCGGTTCCTTTCCTCCACCGAGTTCCCCCGCCTCATGGCCAACACCCTGAAGCTCAGCGTCTACGGCCTGCTGTGGGGCTTCTTCCCGCCCATCATCCTGGCGATCCTGCTCTCCCGCGTGCGGCGGGTGGGCATCCGCAAAAAGATCCAGCTGCTGATCTACGCCCCCAACTTCATCTCGGTCATCGTTCTGGCCGGTATGATCATCGCCTTCCTCTCCCCGGTGGGGCCCATCAATGCGGCGCTGGGCACCCAGTCCAACCTCATGACCGACCCCGCAGCCTTCCGGCCCATCTACATCATCAGCGGCATCTGGCAGGGCGCCGGCTGGGCCTCCATCATCTACACGGCGGCGCTCTCCGGCGTCAGCGGCGACCTGGTGGATGCCTGCAACATTGACGGCGCCAGCCTCCTGCAGCAGATCTGGAACGTGGATATCCCCACCCTCAAACCCATCATGGTCATCCAGTTCATCCTGTCCGCCGGCCAGATCATGAACATCGGCTTTGAAAAGGCCCTGGCCCTGCAGACCGACCTGAACCGCGCGGCCTCCGAGATCATCCCCACCTACGTCTATCGCCTGGGCCTGGAGATCGGCGACTACGGCTACTCCACGGCGGTGGGCCTCTTCAACGCGGTCATCAACGTGGTGCTGCTCTTGGCCGTCAACGCCATCGTCAGCAAGCTCAACGACGGCGAAGGTCTGTAA